The following are from one region of the Corylus avellana chromosome ca1, CavTom2PMs-1.0 genome:
- the LOC132185293 gene encoding probable receptor-like serine/threonine-protein kinase At4g34500, whose product MSVSGEVGASDESLPHRLTSKTSFLSLKLYVVIGILLVCAVAVFLAIFLCVWFSRNSRKRKMRVKHSSGMIPLVSKEIVEIKALGRDVNTEKVEVKIGNTDLKEAELEVGVKGGNRSGESDVSGGSRSDVSVDPENIGWGRWYSLKELEVATRGFAEGNVIGEGGYGIVYRGVLSDGSVVAVKNLLNNKGQAEREFKVEVEAIGKVRHKNLVGLVGYCAEGAQRMLVYEYVDNGNLEQWLHGDVGPFSPLSWDIRMKIAIGTAKGLAYLHEGLEPKVVHRDVKSSNILLDRKWNPKVSDFGLAKLLGSEASYVTTRVMGTFGYVSPEYASTGMLNEGSDVYSFGVLLMEIITGRSPIDYSRPAGEMNLVDWFKGMVSSRRGEELVDSLIEVQPPPRALKRALLVCLRCIDLDANKRPKMGQIVHMLEADDFPFRSELRAAREKDPNPSRADVSTKVTHSSNNGGGGEIERSRWR is encoded by the exons ATGTCGGTTTCCGGCGAAGTTGGAGCTTCCGACGAGTCTCTCCCACACAGGCTCACCTCCAAAACATCATTTCTCAGCCTGAAACTCTACGTCGTGATCGGGATCCTCCTGGTATGCGCAGTCGCGGTCTTCCTCGCGATCTTTCTCTGCGTTTGGTTTAGCAGAAATTCTCGGAAGCGAAAAATGCGTGTGAAGCACAGCTCGGGGATGATCCCGCTGGTCTCCAAAGAGATCGTGGAGATCAAGGCCTTGGGTCGCGACGTGAATACGGAGAAAGTGGAGGTCAAAATCGGAAATACGGATTTGAAAGAGGCGGAGCTGGAGGTTGGGGTTAAAGGAGGGAATAGGAGCGGAGAAAGTGACGTGTCCGGTGGAAGCCGGAGTGACGTGTCGGTGGATCCCGAGAACATCGGATGGGGCCGCTGGTACAGCTTGAAGGAACTCGAGGTTGCGACACGTGGATTCGCGGAGGGGAACGTGATCGGAGAGGGAGGCTACGGCATCGTTTACAGAGGAGTTTTGTCGGACGGGTCGGTGGTGGCTGTCAAGAACCTACTCAACAACAA GGGTCAGGCGGAGAGGGAGTTCAAGGTAGAAGTTGAAGCCATAGGGAAGGTAAGGCATAAGAACTTGGTGGGTCTAGTCGGCTATTGTGCAGAAGGTGCTCAAAG GATGCTTGTGTATGAGTACGTTGACAATGGCAATTTGGAGCAGTGGTTGCATGGTGATGTAGGCCCATTTAGCCCTCTGAGTTGGGATATTCGAATGAAGATTGCCATTGGGACGGCAAAAGG GCTAGCCTATCTGCATGAAGGATTAGAACCAAAAGTTGTGCACCGTGATGTAAAATCCAGTAACATTCTTCTAGATAGAAAATGGAACCCAAAAGTGTCGGACTTTGGACTGGCCAAGCTCTTAGGATCAGAAGCAAGCTATGTGACTACTCGTGTAATGGGGACATTTGG ATATGTCTCTCCCGAGTATGCAAGCACGGGTATGCTTAACGAGGGGAGCGATGTGTATAGTTTTGGGGTTTTACTCATGGAGATAATTACAGGGAGAAGCCCGATTGATTATTCCAGACCAGCTGGAGAG ATGAACTTGGTTGATTGGTTTAAAGGGATGGTATCAAGTCGCCGTGGAGAAGAGCTTGTGGATTCCCTGATTGAGGTTCAGCCCCCTCCAAGAGCTTTAAAGCGGGCATTGCTAGTTTGTCTCCGCTGTATCGACTTGGACGCCAATAAACGTCCAAAGATGGGGCAAATTGTTCATATGCTTGAGGCAGATGACTTCCCTTTTCGTTCG GAACTTCGAGCGGCCCGAGAGAAAGACCCCAACCCATCTCGTGCAGATGTGTCCACAAAAGTTACACATTCATCCAATAATGGAGGGGGTGGTGAAATAGAGAGATCGAGATGGAGATGA
- the LOC132185312 gene encoding BTB/POZ domain-containing protein At3g05675-like: MIGNTKKRHRVSPTASTASVFFNDPSTADVILRLFVDPTSIAPDSDDSSSSNNQNEQCDDVEIYLHSHVLHRSKYFSALLSDRWQPHEPGLNPTPFKLNLGVPPTPGSLQCHLTVLQLLYSSDHFCSIDSASTALDLLPIALELLFEDCVKSCVQFLEAVPWTEDEENRVLNLIPFLKEEESKELLARVLPGRNDSCEEMLHGLVSSAIHNYPNMAFVKAFVAKLLRDFSSRDSAKRVLERAFETSLKVVKESLEEYSSPDFRGDHNETEAIQRLNLHTALTNGKHLLWLVERMIELRVADAAVKEWSDQASFTADLQRAFRDDAWRNIVPGLPAVVLRCTFKLANAVAAGTILATRQVRRKLVKDWLPVLIVCKDNVSPMSPSNKSLYLELEETFLRIISTLPMSDAQELLQQCLSFSTRNVEDCPHLFAAFDTWFRRTARPPQTENFF; the protein is encoded by the exons ATGATAGGGAACACTAAAAAGCGGCATCGCGTGTCACCCACCGCCAGCACAGCGAGCGTGTTCTTCAACGACCCCTCCACAGCCGACGTCATCCTCCGCCTCTTCGTGGACCCAACATCCATCGCTCCAGACTCCGATGACTCCTCCTCATCCAACAACCAAAACGAGCAATGCGACGACGTTGAGATCTACCTTCACTCCCACGTGCTCCACCGCTCCAAATACTTCTCCGCCCTCCTATCCGACCGATGGCAACCACACGAGCCAGGTTTGAATCCGACGCCGTTCAAGCTCAACCTGGGGGTCCCACCCACCCCTGGGTCCCTCCAGTGCCACCTAACCGTGCTCCAGCTCCTCTACAGTTCCGATCACTTCTGTTCAATTGATAGCGCCTCCACCGCGCTCGATCTCCTCCCCATCGCCTTGGAGCTTCTCTTCGAAGACTGCGTCAAATCCTGCGTCCAATTCCTCGAGGCGGTGCCGTGGACCGAGGACGAAGAGAACCGGGTGTTAAACCTAATCCCATTTTTGAAAGAGGAAGAGAGTAAAGAACTCCTCGCTAGGGTTTTGCCCGGGCGAAACGACTCGTGCGAGGAAATGCTGCACGGGCTGGTCTCTTCGGCGATCCATAATTACCCAAACATGGCGTTCGTGAAAGCCTTCGTGGCGAAGCTTTTGAGAGACTTCTCGTCGAGGGACTCGGCCAAGAGGGTCCTGGAGAGGGCCTTCGAGACGAGCCTCAAGGTCGTGAAGGAGTCCTTGGAGGAGTATTCAAGCCCGGACTTCAGAGGGGACCACAACGAGACAGAAGCAATACAGAGGCTGAATCTGCATACGGCCTTGACGAATGGCAAGCATTTGCTGTGGCTGGTGGAGCGCATGATCGAGCTGAGGGTGGCCGATGCGGCCGTCAAGGAGTGGAGCGACCAGGCGTCCTTCACAGCCGATTTGCAGAGGGCGTTTCGTGATGATGCGTGGCGGAACATCGTGCCCGGGTTGCCGGCTGTTGTGCTCAGATGCACCTTTAAGCTCGCCAATGCGGTCGCGGCAGGCACCATTTTGGCCACCAGACAG gTTAGAAGGAAGCTTGTGAAAGATTGGCTTCCTGTTCTTATAGTGTGCAAGGATAATGTCTCGCCCATGTCCCCCAGTAACAAATCACTCTACCTGGAATTGGAGGAGACATTCCTGAGAATAATCTCGACGCTGCCCATGTCAGATGCACAGGAGTTGTTGCAGCAGTGTCTCAGCTTCTCAACCCGAAATGTTGAAGATTGCCCACACTTGTTTGCAGCATTCGACACCTGGTTCCGGCGCACAGCCCGACCTCCACAGACCGAAAACTTCTTTTAG
- the LOC132183588 gene encoding uncharacterized protein At1g01500-like, with protein sequence MENSYEMSNGNGPTDNGHMVMRNSSYQPCVKVSLHWLDLRVFYVRVSKCEIDDSTPEYLTLNHIPLNRDTLLEVNGVRTSIYSDGVSTLLRRDRCDKKSEEATFVSTDSIRMTGSVKFEVFDKDVLMLSGVLELCNSNGFVKEPYNPGQGWSMNCESDVTVGTGFFKGKQMLGPELASPTIEVYIAGSFSGTPIILTKTLQLSHRKKHMRKSTLNSIPEYEATEGQKDAPSRLALQMSEFPNHKPENEDDYNNLYSGTAYFEGEDGELSWFNAGVRVGVGIGLSVCLGIGIGVGLLVRTYQGTTSNFRRRRL encoded by the exons ATGGAGAATTCTTATGAGATGTCTAATGGAAATGGGCCAACCGACAATGGCCACATGGTTATGAGGAACTCTTCTTATCAACCCTGCGTCAAGGTTTCTCTACACTGGCTtgatttgagagttttttatGTTAGAGTTAGCAAATGTGAGATTGATGATTCCACTCCTGAGTACCTCACCCTAAACCATATTCCACTCAACCGTGATACACTTCTTGAAGTCAATGGTGTTAGAACAAGCATATATTCTGATGGGGTGTCCACCCTTCTTAGAAGGGATCGATGCGATAAGAAGTCCGAAGAAGCTACTTTTGTGAGCACTGATAGTATCAGGATGACAGGAAGTGTGAAGTTTGAGGTATTTGATAAGGATGTTCTCATGTTATCTGGGGTTTTAGAATTGTGCAATAGTAATGGTTTTGTCAAAGAGCCGTACAATCCAGGCCAGGGATGGAGCATGAATTGTGAATCTGATGTGACTGTTGGCACTGGCTTCTTTAAGGGGAAGCAAATGTTGGGGCCGGAGTTGGCTTCACCTACAATTGAGGTCTACATTGCAGGGTCCTTTTCAGGCACTCCAATTATCTTAACAAAGACTTTACAGCTTAGTCATCGAAAAAAGCATATGAGGAAGAGCACATTGAATTCAATACCTGAGTATGAGGCAACTGAAGGCCAGAAAGATGCTCCTTCTAGGCTTGCTTTGCAG ATGTCAGAATTCCCAAACCACAAACCAGAAAACGAAGACGACTACAACAACCTATACTCCGGGACAGCGTATTTTGAAGGTGAAGATGGAGAGCTTTCATGGTTCAATGCTGGGGTGAGGGTGGGTGTCGGTATCGGCCTTAGCGTTTGTCTTGGAATTGGAATTGGAGTGGGCTTGCTTGTTCGAACATACCAAGGCACCACCAGCAACTTCAGAAGGAGGCGACTGTAA